The Medicago truncatula cultivar Jemalong A17 chromosome 7, MtrunA17r5.0-ANR, whole genome shotgun sequence genome includes the window AGCAACTCAGAGATGACAAAAAGCAATGGCCTAGGTTCCTCTCACATGTTCACATATTTAACTCCTCTCAAAAAACCAAGAGTGGATTCAAACCAAACTGCAACAACAAACTCACAGAAACAGTACTTGATGGGGTGTGAATAtcaaaaaaatggaaaagtgAACTTCTCAAACTTTTCTATACCTGCAGTGTTTctcaaatcaaatcaacaaagaGTACAAGAGAAAGAATCAAAAGCAGTTGCTTGTacaaaatttcaacaacaaaaacacttAACTTTAAATGCTGCTACCAAATCAAACTCTGGATATGAAAGAAGTAGAGAATTACTACCAACTGTTGATGAACATTCTGAAGCTGCTGCTAGCCATACCAATGCACCTAGAATTAGAGGAAAGAGAAAAGCTAGTGCTATTAACTTATGTAATGCACAAAAACCATCTTCTGTATGTTCACTTGAAGCCTCAAATGATTTAAACTTTGGTGTTAGAAAATCACATGAGGACACTGATGACTCTCCTTATTTAAGTGATGTAAGTGGAATTCATCAAACCATATgctattttttctttatgtttgcAGTTAGTTACTATGAAACACGAACACCGGACATGACACGTACCAGACGACACAGACACAGTTTCAATATGAAGTGTTATGTTATATTAGTTGCCATCATTCTTACTAAGCTTGATTGATTTTATGTTGCAGAATGATGAAGAAACACAAGAAAATATAGTGAAAGAAAAGCCAGTTCGAGAAGGAAACAGAGTCAAGAGAAGCTACAGGAATGCAAAAGTTCATAATTTATCTGAAAGGGTgaggaaaaatttaaaaatatggattaaaaaagaaaaaaagaaaaaaaaatacttgtatTTCTATATGCAGTTTAATTCCATGTAactgataaatatttattgatattttcaGAAGAGAAGAGATAAAATTAATGAGAAAATACGTGCATTGAAAGAGCTCATACCAAATTGCAATAAGGTATgtgaatattaatttatttttatttttgtgacaaGAAACACCTTGTTgaactttatttgtttttaattaattatataaatataaatataaatataaatgttttgatttgtatttgTTATATATAGATGGACAAAGCTTCAATGCTTGACGATGCAATCGATTATCTTAAGACCCTCAAGCTTCAGTTACAGGTAAAATTTTATGTCCTTCAATTTTCTGTAACATTATTTAAATTGAGATTTCACTATATAATCTTATtcttatattaaatataattttatgaattatgacgTTGCAGATTATGTCAATGGGAAGAGCACTTTGTATGCCACTTAATCATTTTATGATGTTACCCGCACATCATATGaacatgaatatgaatatgaatgcaCAGCATTTGATGATGGGTTTTAGGCCACACGTACAGTTTCCTATTCCACAAATGGGTGATGGTGTCACAAACAATAACAACGACAGAGTTCAGATGTTTGGTTTCTCCAACCAATTACCACCACAAATGTCAATTCCCAATGCACCTTTCATTCCTCCTATCATTGGAAACTCTTCTTCAACCACACCACCAACACCAACCACTTTTGGTAACCAGAATCAACCTGGAAGGACATGTGGCTAGTCTCATTCCTCATTCCTAAGAATATTATGCAAAGACTCAAAATGTATGCAACAAAGAAATCAGTTTTTGTACATTAAGTACGAgatgttaaaattaaaagagacaTTTGATAAGTTGGGACGTGAGTTTGAACCAGCTATTTCTCAATTCTGTGTAATTAGTGTGTGAGATTCACCACCAGCTTCTTGAAACATTAAAGAAAAGTAAGGTTTTTGAAGCCCTAGCTATCCTTCCTTGATTGGCTCACAACATCAACAGAACATGCCGTCTGACAATGATTTTTAATACAAGGAGTCAGTCATCTTTaatcaaatcaccaaatttGATACTATTGTAGGGTTGCGAGGGAAGCCTAAAAGAGTGAAGGATCGTTACATTGTGCAAAGAATACTCACTTGCACATGTGGATTAGACACTACATCCTTTTCCGCTCACTTAGTCGTTGTTGcaacatctatttttttatttaatgtagAATTTTTTTCTCACACATGACATGACACACAAATTCATTGCTATTTACCTACCAACAAAAGAGGaaaattttcaacatatttCAAGAAATCTAGTATACACTCTCCCTTGTCTTATGTCTTGAATGAGCTTGCTTACCAATTTTCAACATGGTATTCACGTACAAAACTTGTTACAAAAGTACATATcgaatcataaaaaataaaaaagcctTCGAGTAAGTGTTTATGAAAAAAGAGTATAAGTTTGAACATGAAAGATCACATAGACTCAAACTTGAATATAAtctaaacgaaaaaaaaaaagacaagtccTGATTAACTTAAACAACTAAGATGGTCAATTTGATTTGAGGGAGAGTGTTTTTGTATTTTAGCTTTGTCCGAAAATATTACAATGTATGTTACTCTCAAATAATTATATTCTTCTATTTAATCATGACAGTAAAAATACTCTAAGAATAAAGATAATTAAGCAAAATTATAACACTcatcaatataatattttttatctttcaaaaagaaaaataataactttttaattAATACCATTTGCTTTTGAAACTTTCGACTTCCTAGCACCAGATGCCCTTGACCTTCTACACATAATTCAAAGGATCGTGTATAACAATGTCATGTTTGCCATCCAAAAAAATTTAACGACGCAGCTCGTATCCCACTTGCGTTCTATTCATGTGTAAGTTATCCTTATATATTGGATACACTCAAATTTTAGTGTATGAATTAATCCATTGCAAATACACTATTTCCATAATTTTTACAACCCTTTCGACTAATTTGAATAACTTCATGTTCATAGACGATGGCGACCGGAGACGGAGAGCATATTATATTCctttttgtaatttgtttgaaagttataatttttttccaaatagCCTATTGTTTAGAACatttctagaaagaaaaaaaaaagtattattgtTTAGAACACCTAATGTAATAAAAGATTTCGCTATGTgtgaatttaaataatttttttattaaagatgtAAAATTTACAATCCTCATCCACGTCATTTATATTTGCAACATAACTATTTTGAGACGACATCGGGTTGATGTAATCTGTGAAGTTACTATTATGCAAACAATTGTGACCAAGATCAAACTCAAATCTAAAAATAAACGCAAATGACTATGGAGTTTAAGACTTAAAAGTACTACTCCATCCATGTGTGTTTGATTAGATATAATTACTTTTAGAAAAATGGTAAACAATGtcagtttaactcagttgataaagacaatgcataatatatgcaaggttcggggttcgaatcccggccaCCACCAACAAAAAGAATTACAGAGAAGTTTGAACCAAGGGACTCATTCCGCACAAGCATAATCATTACATGCATACTCCctccaatcataaatataagTCGCAATCAACCATTTACACGTGCCAATGGATAACTTTACTAAGTAATTAAAGCACGCATCAAtttgccaaaaataaaataatcaaagcaCCCATGCTCCCTCGGTAATACTGACATATAGTGTTGGGACAAgtcaatttgtcaaaaaaaaaaaaaaaaactatactctaacatataaacatagTTTACATAAACTTTCAATCATATTTTAAGATCTTGTGGTGTAGAgatttttagaaataatatatcattattGAACTTTTCTCACTTTCAAACTTACGGTTTATATTGCTAAATTTGCGGTTTTGTGTCCTTCAGATGCCGCATGAGTGGTTCTTGACTTCCCGACTGGACGGTCTGAAAGTTTGAGATTTGAGAGAGTGTCACTAAGTAATTCAGAGGCTTCCAAAGTTGCATTTCCTTCTTCACTGGTGGTAGTCTTTTCCAGTGTATCAACTTGAGCCTCTTTCTCAAGAGCCAGCTCTAActcttcaagttcctcttcaATATCTTCATCGTTGATATCTGTGTATGATGGAGTTTGCTCTGcagcccaaaaaaaaaaaaaaaaacgcatgcTTAAAATTACAAATCCTAATTATTGATTTCAGCATAAATGTGAGTCACAAAAGAAATGACAAAATATACCTAGTGCCTTTTCAACTTCCTTCTGCGAATCAATGCTCTCTTGGAGATCTCTTAAACAGATATCAACATCTTCCACACTTATCTTATTTTCTTTGATAGCTCGTGCTCCAATCTGCATAGCTTCAGAAACCTGCTAACAAAGAATGATTACTGGATATAATGAACACAATATGCAGTCCAATGTAATATTTTAAATCTTCTATAAACTGATCAACTTGacacaaaaattaaagttgtaccGTTTTCGTTGACtctgcatcaacaacaacaccatgTACTTCCTCTACTCTATTCAAAAGTGATGAACATTTTTCTCTACTCTGGGTGACCAACTTCAGCTCCCTTGCATACCTGAGGGCTAATTTTCTGTTCCCAGAATGTAGAGAAGCCACTGCTGATTTTCTTGACCTAAATAGGATCAAAAAGTTAGGcaactatttttttaagcaaacaTGGTACACTGACAAAGCATCACTGTCAACTGGGAAGACAGTATATGATATGAAATAAACTAGTACCAACAAATTTTGACTGTTAAAAGCATTCCTCGCGTGAATAAATTTGTAAAACTAATCAAATTAATTTGTCAAATTCTTGAAGTAAACTAACATATTACCACCAAGTCTTAATCAGTGGTCACCTTACAAAAGTATAACATCATAAGAATGAGGATCGACCATTAAGTTTATTATATTCTTCTGTACATCAGCAATGTTATTTAGTGTGTTGAGTAACtgtgttttgaattggccttttaTGTGTTAGAACGACTTATAGCCAAAATCCTACTAAGAGGGCTTCGGGCAACTTTTTCctgaaaattaatcaaaaccaaataaacacttacataaaatataataatctaCTGTGGAATAAGAAAGGGAAAATGTTTCAGTTTACGGAGgaagctttttattttatttttttgaagaagagctttttattttcttttcattatcttttaattattttaaaaaacctGTCAGGATATATATACAAGTATAACaattcatacaatacaatacaataaactTACAATTCACAACGCCTGTCAATCACATCTAATTGTTGCTGAAGCTTCTCAATTGTCCAAATCAAGTACAGAACATCACAATCTAAATTAGAGGCACCGGATAATGCTGCTGCTGAGAGTGAAATTTTTACCCCCTGTCAaattaaaaatggaaataagACAAGCAATCTAGGCATAAGAATCAAATCAGTATTGATCAATGATAATTCTTCCCAAAGTAAGGGAACAATCCTGTCATTTAATATTATCAATTTTACTACCAATTTACCAGAAATGTTAGAAGTTATTGGATGTCCCACACACTGCT containing:
- the LOC11430037 gene encoding transcription factor PHYTOCHROME INTERACTING FACTOR-LIKE 15 encodes the protein MFDSSNSEMTKSNGLGSSHMFTYLTPLKKPRVDSNQTATTNSQKQYLMGCEYQKNGKVNFSNFSIPAVFLKSNQQRVQEKESKAVACTKFQQQKHLTLNAATKSNSGYERSRELLPTVDEHSEAAASHTNAPRIRGKRKASAINLCNAQKPSSVCSLEASNDLNFGVRKSHEDTDDSPYLSDNDEETQENIVKEKPVREGNRVKRSYRNAKVHNLSERKRRDKINEKIRALKELIPNCNKMDKASMLDDAIDYLKTLKLQLQIMSMGRALCMPLNHFMMLPAHHMNMNMNMNAQHLMMGFRPHVQFPIPQMGDGVTNNNNDRVQMFGFSNQLPPQMSIPNAPFIPPIIGNSSSTTPPTPTTFGNQNQPGRTCG
- the LOC11426637 gene encoding uncharacterized protein → MDLNVKDFIAKEVPDWNDEVIAVARFKAFSGQRSDWQPNFIFWRNLIIKIATHFGFLLIKPSQVKNDWFNRGGLTPLCIDDVLSLMYNEGDITRTGDLVDPTRGRFSQLVRKMTNLIIRPATPDIMAEESVVLIPMLKDKAAEVVKHLSESHWNSSCIITMKKFQEICGGPDEASVMLRYLSGCGTTQYLSVLKNEFVEGVKISLSAAALSGASNLDCDVLYLIWTIEKLQQQLDVIDRRCELSRKSAVASLHSGNRKLALRYARELKLVTQSREKCSSLLNRVEEVHGVVVDAESTKTVSEAMQIGARAIKENKISVEDVDICLRDLQESIDSQKEVEKALEQTPSYTDINDEDIEEELEELELALEKEAQVDTLEKTTTSEEGNATLEASELLSDTLSNLKLSDRPVGKSRTTHAASEGHKTANLAI